The Amycolatopsis japonica nucleotide sequence CGTCGGCAGCGACTGCAGGATGAAGTTCAGCGAGGTCGAGACGACCAGCGCTCCCCCGGCGATCAGCAGACCGCCCCAATGGAACCGGAACAGCGTCCGGACGGGCGTCGACGTCGGCTGTTTCCCTTGAGCGGCTTCGGGTTCGTCGACGTGACGCCGGATGTAGTAGCCGACCGGGCCGACGAGCAGCCCGAAGACGAACGGGATCCGCCAGCCCCACGACGTCATCGCGTCGGCGCTGAGGGAAGCGGTCAGCCCGGCGGCGAACCCGGCGGACATCAGCGTCGCGAAACCCTGGCTGGCGAACTGGAAGCTACCGAGGAAGCCTTTGCGGCGATCGTCCTGTTCGATCAGGAACGACGTGGCCGCCCCGAATTCCCCGCCCGCGGCGAATCCCTGGATCAGCCGCGCGACGATCACGCCGACCGGCGCGAGGAAACCGATCGTCGCGTATCCCGGCATCACCGCGAGCAGGAACGTCCCGATGACCATCAGCCAGATGGTCAGTACCAGTGCCTTCTTGCGGCCGAACCGGTCGGCGTAGGCGCCGAGCACCAGACCGCCGAGCGGGCGCACGAGGAACGTGATGCCGAAGACGGCGTACGCCTGGACGAGCTGCACGGCGGCGTTCCCGCCGGGGAAGAAGGTCTTGCCGATGTAGGCCGCCATCAGCGCGTACACGCCGAGGTCGAACCATTCGAGCGCGTTGCCGATGGTCGCCGCGGCGATCGCACGCCGCGTCGACGACGGCGTACGGGGCTTGGCCACCGTCTGGTCGGTCGTCATGCCTCCTCCCCGCGCCGTCCGAGCGCGTGGAACAGCGCCGTGGCGAGGACGAGCCCTTCCCGGGCGATCGGCGCGAGCAGGTGTTCGTCGGGCGCGTGCTGCAGGCACCCGGGATAGGAGTGCGGCAGCCACAACGTCGGGAGGCCGAGCAGGTCGGTGAACACATGGTTCGGCAATCCCCCGCCGAAGCTCGGCAGGATCGCCGTCCGCTGCTCGGAAACCTCGTCGAGCACGCTCTTCGCCCAGCCGACCCACGGGTCGTCGACAGGCGTGCGACTGGCGACGAAGCTGCCCTCCGCGGTCACGTCGACCATCGAAAACCCTTTCGCGGCAAGATGTTTCGTGATCGCCTCGCCCACGCCGTCGACGTCGGTCCCCGCGACGTAGCGCAGCTGCAGCATCGCCCGGGCGCGGCCAGGGATCGCGTTGACCGGGCGGTCGATGTCGGCCGCGCCGAGCGAAAGGACTTCGAGCGTGTTCCAGCCGTACAGCCGCTCGGCCGCGGTCAGGCCGGTGTCGCCCCAGCCGTCGTCCAGCGCCGGATCCCCCGGTTTGTTCCCGATCTCGAGGCCGGCGAGCGCCGCACGGACGCTGTCGGGGAGCTCGGGCGGCAGGAGTTCCGGCACTTGGACGCGGCCGTGCCCGTCGACGAGAGAGGCGATCGCCCCGGCGAGGGTGGTGGCCGGATTACGCAGGACACCACCCCAGTTCCCCGAATGGTAGGCGTCAGGCCGGAGATCGACGTCGAGCGCGATCCGGACGCTGCCCCGCGCACCGAGGAACAGCGTCGGCGTCGCCGCGTCCAGACGCGGACCGTCGGACGCGATGAGGACGTCGGCGCTCAGCGCCTCCCGGTTCGCCTCGACGAACTCGTCGAGCCCGGGCGAGCCGATCTCCTCCCCGGTCTCGAACAGGAACTTGACGTTGAAACCGAGCGAGCCCGTTTCGGCGAGGAGGAGCCTGAGCGCGGTCAGGTTGACCAGGTGCTGTCCCTTGTTGTCCGCCGAGCCGCGGCCGTACCAGCGCTCGCCGTCGGCGGTCAGCGTCCACGGGTCCCGGCCCTCGCTCCACCGGCCTTCGTGCCCGTCGACGACGTCGGCGTGGCCGTAGCACAAGAGGGTCGGCAGCTCCGGGCGCTCGATACGGGTGCCGATCAGGAACGGGCCGCCGTCCGGGTCGGGGTTCGGGTAAGTCTCCACGGAGCAGCCGAGCGCGGTCAGCGCCGGGGTCAGCACCTCGTCCAGGTATGCCTTGATGGCAACGCGGCCGCTCGGATGGTCGCTCACCGTCGGATATCGGACGAGCTCGGCGAGTTCGGCGAAGAACGCGCCGGAGTCGACGTGCTCGTGGGCCTTCGTGACCAGTTCCGCTGGGATCACCGCGTTGTCTCCCGATTCGCTCGTCGAGTGTCGCAGAGGAGCGTAAGTCGGTTTGCGTACCCTGACCATTGCCGTTTACCGTGCTCCGCGTTCTCATTGCGGCAAACCTGCGGAGCCCCTGATGCGACTACTGCCGATCGCGCTGACGTACTTCCTCGAAGTCGCCCGCACCGGTTCGGTATCCGAGGCGGCGACGGAACTGACGGTGGCCCCCTCGGCCATCAGCCGTCAGATCGCCAAACTCGAAGCGGGCATCGGGGTTCCACTGTTCGTCCGGCATCCGCGGGGCATGGTGCCGACCGAGGCCGGGACCCGGCTGCTGGACCACGTCCGGCGCAGCGAGGCCGAATCCGCCGTTCTCGTCGACGAACTCCGCACCGGCCGCGGGCTGCACGCCCGGTCCCTGACGGTCGCCTGTTCCGAGGGGTTCGCACGCCGTGTGGTCCCGCAGGCCATCGCCGCGTTCCGGCGCGATCACGACGTCTCGTTCCACATCGACGTGGTGACCAGGGACGAGGCGACGCGCCGCGTCCTCGAAGGCGCGGCCGACGTCGCTGTCACGTTCGCGACCGGGCCTCAGCACGGCGTGCGCGTCGAGAGTGCCGTCGTGGTCCCGGTCTACGCGATCGTCCCGCTCGATCATCCGCTGACCAGCCGTGACGCCGTCGGGCTCGCCGAACTGTGCGAGCATCCGCTCGCGCTGCCGGCGCCGGGGCAGAGCCTGCGCGACCTGTTCGACATCGCCGCGCGGATCGAGAATCTCACGGCGCATCCGGTGCTGGAGTGCAACGAACTGAGCCCGAAGTACGAGTTCGTCCGCTGCGGCGGCGGGATCGCCCTGGTCGGCGGGCTGGGTGACATCGAGCAGGACGCGGCCACCGAAGGGGTCGCCTACGTGCTGCTTGACAACGCCGTGTTCCGCAAACGCGAAGCCCAGGTGCAGACCATGGCGGGGCGGACGTTGTCCTTGGCCGCCATGCGGTTCACCACGCTGCTGACGTCGTTCGTCCGCCCTCCGGTCAGCCGATCAGCACTCCCGGATTGAGGATTCCCGCCGGGTCGAGCGCCGTCTTGGCGGCGGTGATCGCGACGGCGAAGGGGTCGGGACGCTGCCGGTCGTACCAGGGCCGGTGATCGCGGCCGACGGCGTGGTGATGGGTGATCGTGCCGCCGTGGCCCGCGATCGCCTCGGAGACGGCGGTCTTGATCTCGTCCCACTGGGCGACCGTGCTCCCCCAGCGCCCGGCGGCGTAGATCCCGTAATAGGGCGCGGGTCCATCGGGGTACACGTGGCTGAATCGGCACGTGACGACACCCGCGCCGCCGCACACCTCGTCGATCGCGGCACGGGCCGCCGAGGTGATCGCGTCGTGGAACTCCGGGAAGCCGTCCCACGTGCACGCGGTTTCGAAGGTCTCCACGATCAGCGAGCGGCGGGCCAGCGCGTCGCGTTGATAGGGCATCCGCAAGAAGGACGACCGCCAGGCCGATGCGCTGTCCTGTCCGGCGGAATCCTTGCTGCGCCGGGCTTTCACGACACCGCCGTGGCCCGCGGTCAGTTCGAGCGCACGGTCGAGCCAGGTGTCGACCGGGTGATCGGCGGATTCGAACGCGACCAGCAGGAGGCCGCCGCCCACACTCGCGCCCGCGTTGATGAACGCCTCCGCAGGGTCGAGCAGACGGCAGTTCGACGGGTACAGCCCGGACTGCGCGATCGCACGGGTGGCGGCGACGGCGTCTTCCTGCCGTTCGAAGGCGACGGACGCGGTCACCTGCCAGACCGGCCGGTCCTGCAGCCGCATCCAGGCTTCGGTGATCACGCCGAGCGTGCCCTCGGAGCCGAGGAACATCCGGTCCGGCGAGGGGCCGGCGCCCGATCCCGGCAGGCGCCGCGATTCGCTGATCCCGGCGGGCGTGACGACGCGCAGCGATTCGGTGAGATCGTCGATATGTGTGGCGAGGGTGGCGAAATGCCCGCCTGCGCGCGTGGCGAGCCAGCCGCCGAGCGTCGAATGGGCGAACGACTGCGGGAAATGCCGCAGGGTCAGCCCCAGCGGGCGAAGCCGGTCTTCCAGCGCGGGCCCGAAGATCCCGGCCTGGATCCGCGCCGCGCGGCTGACCGTGTCCACTTCGAGCACCTCGCCGAGACCGGCCAGATCCATCGAGACCGCGGGGCCGTCGAACCGCGGTTCGACCCCGCCGACCACGGAACTGCCGCCACCGTAAGGAATCAGCGGGATCCCGGAGGCCGTGCACCAGTCCAGGAGGTCGACGACGTCCTGTTCCGTACGCGGGCGGGCGACCAGATCCGGGACGTGGTCGAGCCGCCCGAGCAGATTGCGGACGATGTCGCGGAACGCCTTGCCGCGTGCGTGGGACAACCGATCGACCGCTCGGTCATTGCACAACGCGGCGAGCGTCGCGGGCGGCCGGATCCTCGGCGCCGGGAGGTCGAGATCCGCGGGGTCCGGCGGCGCGTGGTCGGTGAAGTCGTGGCCGGGCAGCACACCCGAGGTGCGGGCGACCAGCGCGTCGGACTCTTCCTTGGACAGTTCGCCGTCGGTGGTGCCCCAGCCCCACCACGAACGCTCCTCGGCCGGCATCGTCGCCTCCGTTCGATCTGACTCTCTAGTAAGTTACTCATCAGTCAGTTACCGTGTCAACGCATGGAGCACCGCACCGCCGGGCTGCTGCGGAAAGCCGCCCCCGTTCTGGTCGACCGGATCCTGCCCCGGCTGGATCACCGCATCGAGGGATCACGGCGCCCGTTCAGCCGCCCCGGACTCCTACGCCCGCACGTGGATTCACGGACCTGGGCGTGGACGCACTACGGCGTCTTCGTGCCGCGGCTGCCAGCGCCGTTGCGCTACCTCAACACCATGACCTTCATCGGCGCCACCGGCACGGTGTGCTTCGACAACGACTACCTCGCCCGGCCGGACGCCCGCCGCACCGCCACGGTCCTGTCCTCGACCGCCGCACCGGGACACCATCACTACCGCGCCTACGACACCCGGACGGATTGCCGGTTCGCCGCCGACGGGTCACGTCTTGCCTGGGGCGAGGATCTGGTCATCGAGGCGGACCATCCGGAGTACCGCCTGCGCGCGGATTACGGCGGCTTCGGCGCGGATCTCGCGATCACCACGACGCCGCAGGTCTCGTACTTCGTGCGGACGCCGATCTACGACCATCTCAGCCTGCTGGCGACCTATCGCGGGACCGTCACCGACGGAGCCGGACGTGTCGAAGTCGATGGTCTCTGCACCGTCGAATACGCGCGATGCGTTACGCCGCAAGCACTCTTCCGCAACCCGGTGTCGCCACGCTGGAAGCTGCCGGTCGATTTCTTCACCTACCACGTGATCAACCTCGACGAGCGCACCCAGCTGCTGCTCACCGACGTCCGCGCGGCGGGCGCGACCGCCTGCCGGCTGGCGCACCTGCGCACTCTGGGCGGTTCGGCGACGGTGTTCCAGGACGTCTCGGTCGAAGTGACTCCCCGCGAGGAGCCCGAGATCGACCCGCAGGGACGCGCGATGCGTGTTCCGCGAGCATTCCGCTGGACCGTGCGGGACGGCGACGAGGAGGTCGCCGTGCTCGACGGGACCGTGGACACGCCGCTGCGCTACGGGCATGGGCGCGGTTACGTGGGCGCGTACTCGTTCGAGGGCGCGTTCAGGAGCCGGGCGGTTTCGGGGACCGGGTATTTCGAGTGGGTGGACTGCGAAGACCGCTAACGTGCGTCTTCGTGACGGCCGCTCCCAAGACACTCCCTTGGATCGCGGTTGTGAGCCCTTCCCGGCGAACTCGTCTGGGCCCCTTCCTGGACCACGCCCAAGGTCGCCCGTTCGCCTGGATCAACGACGAGGGTCCGTGAAGGCCTCCTTGAGGGACCCAGGGTCCCTCAAGGAGGCCTTCACGGACCGAACCTGGAGCCCGCCGCCCCTGACACACCGGACAGCTCTCCCGCCCACGACCGATTCGACGCCTTCGACGCTTTACAACGTTGTATCAACGATGTAAAAACATCCTGACGGCCAGCCGTGGCCCGGCTCACACCGGTTCCCACCGGCCACGGGGTCGTGGTTTCACGCCTGCACAGGTCCAGTGGGAGGCGCACCTCCGCCGAGGCGGCCGCCCCCGGAGAAGGGTGTCGAGCAGATGTTGCCAACGTTGTCACCACAACGCCCCCGGAGGCCGAGACGCTTCCGGAAATCCCTGACCGCCGCGGTGGTCGCCCTCACTGCCCTGGCGTCGACGCCGGGGGCCGCGACGGCCGCGGAGAGCGGCTGGAAGATGGGCAAGCCACGCCTGACCACCCCGTGGACGAACCAGGTTTCGCCCACCAACGCGTTGCCCGAGTACCCGCGGCCGCAACTGGTGCGCGAGAACTGGCAGAACCTCAACGGGGTCTGGGAGTTCGCCGGCGCCGCACCCGGCGAGGTCCCGCCCTTCGGCGAGAAGCTCGCCGAGAAGATCCTGGTCCCCTACCCCACCGAATCGGCGCTGTCCGGGATCCAGCGGCACGAGGACTTCATGTGGTACCGGCGCACGTTCACCGTGCCCCGGAACTGGAACGTCGGCAAGGACAACACCCTCCGGATCAACTTCGGCGCGGTCGATTACAAGGCGAAGGTCTACGTCAACGGCAAGGAGGTCGCCGCGCACCAGGGCGGTTACGGCGCGTTCTCCGCGGACGTCACCTCGGCGCTGAAACCCCAGGGAGAGCAGGAGATCATCGTCGGCGTCGAGGATCGTACCGACGCCACCTGGCAGCCCGTCGGCAAACAGCGCCGGGTCCCCGACCGCGGGATCTTCTACGAAGGCGCGTCGGGAATCTGGCAGACGGTGTGGATGGAACCGGTCGCGGCCAAGCACGTCGGCACGCTCGGCATGGTCCCCGATCTCAAATCCTCCACGCTCAAGCTCACCGTCGACACCGGCGGGAACTCCGGGCTGACCGTCGAGGCCGTGGTCCGCGACGGCCGGAAGGTGGTCAGCCGCAGCAAGGCGTCCGCGGCAGGCACGATCTCGCTGCCGGTGCCCCAGGCGAAACTCTGGTCGCCGGATTCGCCGTTCCTCTACGACCTCGACGTCGAGTTGAAGGACGGCCGCCGCACCGTGGACAAGGTGTCGTCCTACTTCGGCATGCGTGAATTCGGCACCGCGAAGGGCGCCGACGGCAAACTCCGGTTCACCCTCAACGGCAAGATCCTCTTCCTCCAGTCCACTTTGGACCAGGGTTACTGGCCGGACGGCATCTACACCGCGCCGACCGACCAGGCGCTGCGCTTCGACCTAGAACAGCACAAGGTCCTCGGCTTCAACACGGTCCGCAAGCACATCAAGACCGAACCCGACCGCTGGTACCACCACGCCGACAAGCTCGGTCTGCTCGTCTGGCAGGACATGCCGTCGATGCGCACCGGTGGCCGCCCGCCCGTCGACGCTCAACGGCAGTTCAAGGCAGAGCTGAAGGAACTGGTCGACCAGAAGAAGAACTGGACCTCGATCGTCGGCTACGTGCCGTTCAACGAGGGCTGGGCGGAGTGGT carries:
- a CDS encoding M20 family metallopeptidase, whose amino-acid sequence is MIPAELVTKAHEHVDSGAFFAELAELVRYPTVSDHPSGRVAIKAYLDEVLTPALTALGCSVETYPNPDPDGGPFLIGTRIERPELPTLLCYGHADVVDGHEGRWSEGRDPWTLTADGERWYGRGSADNKGQHLVNLTALRLLLAETGSLGFNVKFLFETGEEIGSPGLDEFVEANREALSADVLIASDGPRLDAATPTLFLGARGSVRIALDVDLRPDAYHSGNWGGVLRNPATTLAGAIASLVDGHGRVQVPELLPPELPDSVRAALAGLEIGNKPGDPALDDGWGDTGLTAAERLYGWNTLEVLSLGAADIDRPVNAIPGRARAMLQLRYVAGTDVDGVGEAITKHLAAKGFSMVDVTAEGSFVASRTPVDDPWVGWAKSVLDEVSEQRTAILPSFGGGLPNHVFTDLLGLPTLWLPHSYPGCLQHAPDEHLLAPIAREGLVLATALFHALGRRGEEA
- a CDS encoding MFS transporter encodes the protein MTTDQTVAKPRTPSSTRRAIAAATIGNALEWFDLGVYALMAAYIGKTFFPGGNAAVQLVQAYAVFGITFLVRPLGGLVLGAYADRFGRKKALVLTIWLMVIGTFLLAVMPGYATIGFLAPVGVIVARLIQGFAAGGEFGAATSFLIEQDDRRKGFLGSFQFASQGFATLMSAGFAAGLTASLSADAMTSWGWRIPFVFGLLVGPVGYYIRRHVDEPEAAQGKQPTSTPVRTLFRFHWGGLLIAGGALVVSTSLNFILQSLPTFAIKNLGLDDSLSFVALMITAAILTVVTPIVGLLTDRHGRIRIMIGAAAVIGAGVVPLYLWVTTSPSFLTLTVTMTILGLLKATYFGALPSVMADVFPAHTRATGLSFAYNATVGIFGGFTPTIATAMIAATGSPVSPGYYLLATASLSIVALVAANRRRGIR
- a CDS encoding LamG-like jellyroll fold domain-containing protein, with product MLPTLSPQRPRRPRRFRKSLTAAVVALTALASTPGAATAAESGWKMGKPRLTTPWTNQVSPTNALPEYPRPQLVRENWQNLNGVWEFAGAAPGEVPPFGEKLAEKILVPYPTESALSGIQRHEDFMWYRRTFTVPRNWNVGKDNTLRINFGAVDYKAKVYVNGKEVAAHQGGYGAFSADVTSALKPQGEQEIIVGVEDRTDATWQPVGKQRRVPDRGIFYEGASGIWQTVWMEPVAAKHVGTLGMVPDLKSSTLKLTVDTGGNSGLTVEAVVRDGRKVVSRSKASAAGTISLPVPQAKLWSPDSPFLYDLDVELKDGRRTVDKVSSYFGMREFGTAKGADGKLRFTLNGKILFLQSTLDQGYWPDGIYTAPTDQALRFDLEQHKVLGFNTVRKHIKTEPDRWYHHADKLGLLVWQDMPSMRTGGRPPVDAQRQFKAELKELVDQKKNWTSIVGYVPFNEGWAEWSREETGQVAESVKAQDPTRLVNAHSGVNCCDSLGDSGKGDVLDWHSYPGPAKPMPDAKRISIDGEHGGYGLEVQDHMWFGEGHAYEMVKDQATLNSRYVQNQRDVLASAQSCGISGSIYTQITDVEHEVNGFFTYDRQVKKMDFAQVRAVNQAIIRNADGSGSGAPDPGPGTPGIDGVHAYKFDEGTGSSAKDSVGTAHATLTNAQWAGGVEGGALAFAGNGQADTGANLVNTAGSYSVSAWAKLDEASGAFQTVVSQDTGRDSAFFLQYSGQDQRWAMSFVGLRALSPEKPEVGRWYHLTGVRDAKAGTLSLYVDGAKVASQNACSAAPSTGHTVIGRGQYGGQQVDFLRGAVDDVRLYDRPLSDAEVATLAKRD
- a CDS encoding LysR family transcriptional regulator; this translates as MRLLPIALTYFLEVARTGSVSEAATELTVAPSAISRQIAKLEAGIGVPLFVRHPRGMVPTEAGTRLLDHVRRSEAESAVLVDELRTGRGLHARSLTVACSEGFARRVVPQAIAAFRRDHDVSFHIDVVTRDEATRRVLEGAADVAVTFATGPQHGVRVESAVVVPVYAIVPLDHPLTSRDAVGLAELCEHPLALPAPGQSLRDLFDIAARIENLTAHPVLECNELSPKYEFVRCGGGIALVGGLGDIEQDAATEGVAYVLLDNAVFRKREAQVQTMAGRTLSLAAMRFTTLLTSFVRPPVSRSALPD
- a CDS encoding DUF6670 family protein, with protein sequence MEHRTAGLLRKAAPVLVDRILPRLDHRIEGSRRPFSRPGLLRPHVDSRTWAWTHYGVFVPRLPAPLRYLNTMTFIGATGTVCFDNDYLARPDARRTATVLSSTAAPGHHHYRAYDTRTDCRFAADGSRLAWGEDLVIEADHPEYRLRADYGGFGADLAITTTPQVSYFVRTPIYDHLSLLATYRGTVTDGAGRVEVDGLCTVEYARCVTPQALFRNPVSPRWKLPVDFFTYHVINLDERTQLLLTDVRAAGATACRLAHLRTLGGSATVFQDVSVEVTPREEPEIDPQGRAMRVPRAFRWTVRDGDEEVAVLDGTVDTPLRYGHGRGYVGAYSFEGAFRSRAVSGTGYFEWVDCEDR
- a CDS encoding FAD-binding oxidoreductase; protein product: MPAEERSWWGWGTTDGELSKEESDALVARTSGVLPGHDFTDHAPPDPADLDLPAPRIRPPATLAALCNDRAVDRLSHARGKAFRDIVRNLLGRLDHVPDLVARPRTEQDVVDLLDWCTASGIPLIPYGGGSSVVGGVEPRFDGPAVSMDLAGLGEVLEVDTVSRAARIQAGIFGPALEDRLRPLGLTLRHFPQSFAHSTLGGWLATRAGGHFATLATHIDDLTESLRVVTPAGISESRRLPGSGAGPSPDRMFLGSEGTLGVITEAWMRLQDRPVWQVTASVAFERQEDAVAATRAIAQSGLYPSNCRLLDPAEAFINAGASVGGGLLLVAFESADHPVDTWLDRALELTAGHGGVVKARRSKDSAGQDSASAWRSSFLRMPYQRDALARRSLIVETFETACTWDGFPEFHDAITSAARAAIDEVCGGAGVVTCRFSHVYPDGPAPYYGIYAAGRWGSTVAQWDEIKTAVSEAIAGHGGTITHHHAVGRDHRPWYDRQRPDPFAVAITAAKTALDPAGILNPGVLIG